The region CTGATTTCGGAAACTTTTTTTGGAAGTTACATCCAAACATTCAACCTTAGTAAACTCATTGCAGGAAGCGAGGGAACTCTGGGGCTCATCACAGAAATCAAACTAAATCTTGTTCCGCTTCCCCCAAAAGAGAAAGCTGTTGTTGCAATCCACCTAAAAGAACGAAACGAAGCTTTTAAAGCCAACCTCATTGCCCTAAAGCATAATCCATCGGCAGTTGAAATGATGGACTATGTTATTTTAGGTTGCACTAAAGGCAACATTGAGCAACAAAAAAATAGATTCTTTGTAGAAGGGGAACCGGGAGCAATATTGCTTGTAGAATTTTATCGCGACACAAAGGATGCAATAACCCTTGATGCTCAAAAACTTGAAAATGAATTAAGGACACAAAATTTAGGCTATCACTTCCCCATTGTATGGGGTGCAGAAACAACAAAAGTTTGGGCATTAAGAAAAGCAGGACTTGGCGTACTGGCTAACGTTGAGGGCGATGCAAAGCCCGTTTCGTTAGTGGAAGATACCGCGGTTGCCGTTGATAAATTGCCTAATTACATGGAGGAATTTGCTCAGATAATGGCAAAATATAACCTCGATTGTGTGTATCATGCCCACATAGGCACTGGCGAGCTGCATTTACGTCCGGTTTTGAACCTAAAGGATGAAAAGGACGTTGAGCTATTCCGCACCATCGGGCTGGAGGTGGCACATCTTGTAAAGAAATATAAGGGATCTTTAAGTGGCGAGCATGGCGATGGACGATTACGCGGGGAATTCATCCCAATAATGGTTGGCGAAAAAGTTTACGATTTAATGAGACAGGTTAAAATCACCTTCGATCCCAACAACATATTTAACCCTGGAAAGATTATTGATACTCATGCCATGAATACCAACCTAAGGTATAAGCCTGGAGAAGCGCCAAAGAATATCGATACAATTTTTGATTTTAGCAAAACCATGGGTATTCTGCGAGCAGCAGAAAAATGTAATGGTTCCGGCGACTGTCGGAAAACGCACCTTTCGGGTGGAACGCTTTGCCCCAGTTACATGGCCACGCTCAACGAGAGCAACACTACCCGTGCAAGGGCTAACTTGATGCGCGAATTCCTTACAAACAGCAATAAAAACAACCCATTCGACCACCGTGAACTGTATGATATTCTGGATCTTTGCCTATCGTGCAAGGGTTGCAAGAACGAATGCCCCTCTAGCGTTGATATGGCCAAACTAAAAGCTGAATTTTTACAGCATTGGTACGATGCACATGGAGTACCACTCCGAAGCCGAATGGTTGCATATATCACTCATATAAACAGACTTGGATCTATTGTTCCTGGTGTAACCAACTTTGTTCTTTCCAACAAGGCAACCTCTGCCCTACTAATGCGCAGCTTGGGCTTTGAGCCTAAACGCACCCTCCCATTGCTCAGCAAAACAACGCTAAAGAAATGGTACTCAAAACAAAAAAATGGCAAACAATTCCCTAACGGAAAAGTGTATCTGCTTCCCGATGAATTTACTAACTACAACGATTCTCACATAGGAATAAAGGCCGTTGAACTACTCAATAGCCTTGGCTACGAGGCCATTCTTGCCGATGTTTTTGAAAGCGGACGCACCTATATCTCCAAAGGATTAATTAGAACGGCAAAACGAATTGCCAACAAAAATATTGACAATCTGAAAGATGTTATTGGCGAAGACACCCCACTTGTTGGAATAGAACCATCGGCAATACTCAGCTTTAGGGACGAATATCCCGATTTGGCCTTGAACCAAAACAAACAGGATGCATTGAACATTGCAAAAAATGCTTTGCTATTCGAAGAATTCTTTATGCGAGAGGTCAACAAAGGAAAAATATCTAAAGATCAGTTTAAATCCAGCACCCTCAATATAAAGTTACATGGACACTGCCAGCAGAAAGCAGTTGCTTCTACAATACCTACAAAGGCAATGTTATCATTTCCCGTTGGACATAGTGTAACAGAAATTCCAAGCGGCTGTTGCGGAATGGCAGGATCGTTCGGCTATGAGAAGGAGCATTATGAACTTTCGCTGAAGGTTGGTGAGTTGGTACTATTCCCTGAAATAAGAAAAACACCTGAAAATACAATAATAGTTGCACCCGGAACTAGTTGCCGACACCAAATTGCCGATGGTACTGGTCGTATTGCCCTCCATCCAATTGAAGTTATGAGGAACGCACTAAAATGAAATAGTTCTAACAAATAAATATTTTCAATTGGTTATATTATGATTTCTATATAAAATATGTAAATTGCTGATGGTTTTAACCAAACTTATGTCAAACTAAATCTATAACCAAATGAAACTTAAAGTTAAGCATCAGGAAAGTTACTCGCGTGTGGAGTTAATCCTCAGAACCTTATTTGGATTTTTATACATCATGCTTCCACATGGTTTTCTTCTTCTCTTCGTTACAATTTGGAGTTTTATTCTAAAAATAGTTGCTTTCTGGGCAATTCTTTTTACAGGGAAATATCCAAAGAGTTTATTCGATTTTCAGGTGGGCTTACTGCGTTGGTCGTTAAGAGTAAGCGCACGTTACTATAATGTTTCTGATGGATATCCTGCATTTGGAATTAGCGGAGCCGATGAATACACTTCATTAGAAGTTGAATACCCTGAAAAAGTAAGTAGAGGATTAATGCTTCTTCGTTTTCTATTTGGAGGATTATTTGTTTATCTACCCCATTTCTTCATTCTATTCTTCAGAGG is a window of Tenuifilaceae bacterium CYCD DNA encoding:
- a CDS encoding oxidoreductase — protein: MYSHIKIPFEILKGNLEGEIKWDNSTLIQYSTDASAYREKPTAVAWPKSKNDIIVLIDFAKQHKVPLTPRTAGTSLAGQVVGSGIIVDMSKYWGRIIEISRDKNWVKVEPGVILDELNMALKPHGLLFGPETSTSSRCMMAGMVGNNSCGSHSLIYGSTRDHLISVKMILDDGVEYEFGNLTKDEFEAKCNLTTREGDIYRFFNNLLSNSSNANEIVNKAPDSSIRRRNTGYALDQLISETFFGSYIQTFNLSKLIAGSEGTLGLITEIKLNLVPLPPKEKAVVAIHLKERNEAFKANLIALKHNPSAVEMMDYVILGCTKGNIEQQKNRFFVEGEPGAILLVEFYRDTKDAITLDAQKLENELRTQNLGYHFPIVWGAETTKVWALRKAGLGVLANVEGDAKPVSLVEDTAVAVDKLPNYMEEFAQIMAKYNLDCVYHAHIGTGELHLRPVLNLKDEKDVELFRTIGLEVAHLVKKYKGSLSGEHGDGRLRGEFIPIMVGEKVYDLMRQVKITFDPNNIFNPGKIIDTHAMNTNLRYKPGEAPKNIDTIFDFSKTMGILRAAEKCNGSGDCRKTHLSGGTLCPSYMATLNESNTTRARANLMREFLTNSNKNNPFDHRELYDILDLCLSCKGCKNECPSSVDMAKLKAEFLQHWYDAHGVPLRSRMVAYITHINRLGSIVPGVTNFVLSNKATSALLMRSLGFEPKRTLPLLSKTTLKKWYSKQKNGKQFPNGKVYLLPDEFTNYNDSHIGIKAVELLNSLGYEAILADVFESGRTYISKGLIRTAKRIANKNIDNLKDVIGEDTPLVGIEPSAILSFRDEYPDLALNQNKQDALNIAKNALLFEEFFMREVNKGKISKDQFKSSTLNIKLHGHCQQKAVASTIPTKAMLSFPVGHSVTEIPSGCCGMAGSFGYEKEHYELSLKVGELVLFPEIRKTPENTIIVAPGTSCRHQIADGTGRIALHPIEVMRNALK
- a CDS encoding membrane protein translates to MKLKVKHQESYSRVELILRTLFGFLYIMLPHGFLLLFVTIWSFILKIVAFWAILFTGKYPKSLFDFQVGLLRWSLRVSARYYNVSDGYPAFGISGADEYTSLEVEYPEKVSRGLMLLRFLFGGLFVYLPHFFILFFRGIFILILVFLAWWIVLFTGNYPESFHNWVVGQLRWGTRVNLYMSYMTDTYPAFTGDELPEEV